One Ananas comosus cultivar F153 linkage group 1, ASM154086v1, whole genome shotgun sequence DNA window includes the following coding sequences:
- the LOC109707959 gene encoding uncharacterized protein LOC109707959, which produces MNGMARGLSWLVRQRAEAVQQQQQQWQQARGIRVQVRNDNLEQALTVMERKMRASGMERLIRRQVDHHLKNSEKRVLARKNLMLRVRSQDLARKLRTILLKKIRGQ; this is translated from the exons ATGAACGGGATGGCGCGGGGGCTGTCGTGGCTGGTCCGGCAGCGGGCGGAAGCcgtgcagcagcagcagcagcagtggcagcaGGCGCGGGGGATTCGGGTGCAGGTGCGGAACGACAACCTGGAGCAGGCGCTGACGGTGATGGAGCGGAAGATGCGGGCCAGCGGCATGGAGCGCCTCATCCGCCGCCAGGTCGACCACCACCTCAAGAACTCCGAGAAGCGCGTCCTCGCCCGCAAGAACCTCATGCTCCGCGTCCGATCCCAGGACCTCGCCCGCAAGCTCCGCACCATCCTCCTCAAGAAGATCAG GGGTCAGTGA
- the LOC109728657 gene encoding nucleobase-ascorbate transporter LPE1-like: protein MSPGPKAEELVPFAVKEQLPGIDYCLTSPPPWAEAMLLGFQHYLVMLGTTVIIPTILVPLMGGRHEEKARVIQTLLFVAGINTLLQVHFGTRLPVVIGGSYTYLLPTISIILSRRYAYIIDPYERFVLTMRSIQGALILSSVFQIVVGYFGLWRIFVRFLSPLAAVPFVTLSALGLYYIAFPELAKCVEIGLPALVLLVIFSLYVPHSYTRRRVIFDRFALLIVVAIVWLYAFILTVAGAYRDRPPETQFSCRVDRAGLIYASPWVRVPYPFQWGGPRFHAGDVFAMMAASFASLIESTGTFIIASRFASATFIPPSVCSRGVGWQGIAILLDGIFGTANGSAASVENAGLLALTRVGSRRVIKISACFMIFFSVFAKFGAVLASIPFPLVAALYCVLFAYAASAGIGLLQFCNLNSLRNKFIIGISLFLGLSIPQYFREYETEAGFGPVHTRSRSFNDVVNVIFSSPATVAAIIAYLLDWTHLYWEPSVRRDSGWHWWEKFRYYSTDTRSEEFYSLPYGLSKYFPSL from the exons atgtcgCCGGGGCCGAAGGCGGAGGAGCTCGTGCCGTTCGCCGTGAAGGAGCAGTTGCCGGGGATCGACTACTGCCTCACTAGCCCTCCGCCATGGG cgGAAGCTATGCTTCTGGGCTTCCAACACTACTTGGTGATGCTGGGCACTACAGTTATCATACCCACCATTCTAGTCCCCCTAATGGGCGGCAGACAT gaggagaaggcgaGGGTGATTCAGACGCTGCTCTTCGTGGCTGGGATCAACACTCTGTTGCAGGTTCACTTCGGGACGCGGCTCCCCGTTGTGATCGGGGGCTCCTACACTTACCTCCTCCCCACCATCTCCATCATACTCAGCAGACGCTACGCCTACATAATCGACCCTTATGAG AGGTTTGTGCTCACCATGAGATCCATACAAGGGGCTCTTATTTTATCCTCCGTTTTTCAGATAGTTGTTGGGTACTTTGGCCTCTGGAGAATTTTTGTTAG GTTTCTTAGCCCCCTCGCCGCAGTTCCCTTTGTGACCTTATCAGCTCTTGGACTTTACTATATTGCATTCCCTGAA CTGGCTAAATGTGTAGAAATTGGGCTACCAGCACTTGTTCTTCTAGTCATATTCTCTCTG TATGTTCCACATTCATATACAAGAAGAAGAGTGATCTTCGATCGATTCGCCTTGTTAATCGTCGTGGCTATCGTGTGGCTCTACGCGTTTATTCTGACGGTTGCTGGTGCGTACAGAGATAGGCCTCCAGAGACCCAATTTAGTTGCCGTGTCGATCGCGCCGGACTTATTTACGCCTCTCCTTG GGTTAGAGTTCCTTATCCATTTCAATGGGGAGGTCCCCGTTTTCATGCGGGAGATGTTTTCGCCATGATGGCCGCTTCGTTCGCATCACTTATCGAG TCGACGGGCACTTttattattgcatcgagattcgCAAGTGCGACATTTATACCACCTTCCGTTTGCAGCCGCGGAGTCGGGTGGCAG GGAATAGCTATTTTGTTGGATGGTATTTTTGGTACTGCAAATGGCTCAGCAGCATCAGT TGAGAATGCAGGTTTATTGGCTTTGACACGAGTCGGAAGTCGACGTGTTATTAAAATTTCGGCCTGTTTTATGATCTTCTTCTCAGTTTTCG CAAAATTTGGGGCAGTTCTTGCCTCTATCCCAtttccgcttgttgccgcactctACTGCGTCCTCTTTGCCTATGCTG CTTCTGCAGGAATTGGCCTCCTTCAGTTCTGCAATCTTAATAGTCTAAGGAATAAGTTTATTATCGGCATTTCTTTGTTCTTGGGCTTGTCGATCCCACAATATTTTAGGGAGTATGAAACTGAAGCCGGTTTTGGCCCCGTGCATACCCGTTCGAGATCG TTCAATGATGTTGTTAATGTGATATTCTCGTCGCCTGCAACAGTCGCGGCTATAATTGCTTATTTACTGGATTGGACTCACCTTTATTGGGAACCTTCGGTTAGAAGAGATAGCGGTTGGCATTGGTGGGAGAAATTTAGATATTACAGCACCGACACGAGAAGCGAAGAATTTTACTCCCTCCCTTATGGCCTAAGCAAATATTTTCCTTCACTTTAG